The Aspergillus chevalieri M1 DNA, chromosome 5, nearly complete sequence genome includes a region encoding these proteins:
- the NEO1 gene encoding aminophospholipid-translocating P4-type ATPase NEO1 (BUSCO:EOG09260AZM;~COG:P;~EggNog:ENOG410PG6X;~InterPro:IPR018303,IPR023298,IPR023299,IPR001757, IPR023214,IPR006539,IPR036412,IPR008250,IPR032630, IPR032631;~PFAM:PF13246,PF16209,PF00702,PF16212;~TransMembrane:8 (i207-227o233-250i501-521o533-552i1082-1105o1135-1157i1178-1204o1224-1245i);~go_component: GO:0016021 - integral component of membrane [Evidence IEA];~go_function: GO:0000166 - nucleotide binding [Evidence IEA];~go_function: GO:0000287 - magnesium ion binding [Evidence IEA];~go_function: GO:0005524 - ATP binding [Evidence IEA];~go_function: GO:0140326 - ATPase-coupled intramembrane lipid transporter activity [Evidence IEA];~go_process: GO:0015914 - phospholipid transport [Evidence IEA]) produces the protein MMSSSPDYVHPHDSASIPTDSDSDSDLDLEELDPDTAPGHRPSRLSRDGSTGQGGYGPGIALRKLRAGVGNRLRRSVSGMKHRESEEDTNGLLEDQDGGRMRRSQASSHNLTDDDAPLLHEDRRISAHSLSNQGPTSKKGFRLRFSGFSTIFNRSSRKAPVTAESQPPRDVLVGQAQRSKYPPNIVSNAKYTPWSFLPRTLYNEFSFFFNIYFLLVALSQIIPVLRIGYMSSYIAPLAFVVSISLGKEALDDIGRRRRDAEANSEEFTVLSLDGSTRRTNEHVLEITKKSRDLKVGDVLKVRKNQRLPADVVILKSISADTTITQQEPVTESPVDLIDSDQGPSAPTDPAPSSTATPNEKNSSAADTFIRTDQLDGETDWKLRLPSVLSQSLLLGELTRLKITASAPDQRVNEFVGAIELEPPSGFYDAHVHKSQNGRDDEGENPQNNSAPLNIDNTAWANTVLASNTTTYAAIIYTGSQTRAALSTSPSRSKVGLLEYEINSLTKILCILTFALSVILVALKGFQPTNDKEWYVAIMIYLILFSTIIPMSLRVNLDMAKSVYGRFIERDNDIPDTVVRTSTIPEDLGRIEYLLSDKTGTLTQNEMELKKIHVGTVSYANDAMDEVASYIHQSFAGNELVTPSSVFGAQAGTGTAPRTRREIGSRVRDLVLALALCHNVTPTTDEEDGVKVTNYQASSPDEIAIVRYTEEVGLKLAYRDRQSIVLESTDNGQVVVRVRILDIFPFTSDSKRMGIIVQFEHDGILESPTDNSEIWFYQKGADTVMTSIVAANDWLDEETANMAREGLRTLVVGRRRLPMQQYQEFTAKYKQASLALQGRDAGMAKVVNEHLERDLELLGVTGVEDRLQKDVKPSLELLRNAGVKIWMLTGDKVETARCVAISAKLVARGQYIHTVAKVTDPSAAQEALDFIRNKTDCCLLIDGESLSLMLGQFRSQFISLAVLLPAVVACRCSPSQKAQIADLIRQHTKKRVCCIGDGGNDVSMIQAADVGIGIVGKEGRQASLAADFSITQFHHLTKLLVWHGRNSYKRSAKLAQFIMHRGLVISACQTMYSIASSFDPKGLFINWLMVGYATIYTNAPVFSLVFDRDVDEHLANLYPELYKELKSGRSLSYRSFFIWVFISVYQGAVIEGLSQILLDTITGPRLISVSFTALVLNELLMVAISITTWHPIMIICLLGTALVYAASVPFLGDYFDLHYVITVDWLWRVVVVCAVSVVPVWAGKLVKHSWSPPSYRKVRG, from the exons ATGATGTCTTCGTCACCCGATTATGTGCACCCGCACGACAGCGCCAGCATCCCTAccgactccgactccgatTCCGACCTGGACCTCGAGGAACTCGATCCGGATACCGCTCCAGGTCATCGACCTTCACGGCTCTCAAGGGATGGCTCAACCGGCCAAGGAGGATACGGCCCTGGAATTGCATTGAGAAAGTTACGTGCCGGCGTTGGAAACCGGTTGAGGCGCAGCGTCTCCGGAATGAAGCATAGGGAGTCGGAAGAGGACACAAACGGTCTGCTGGAGGACCAGGATGGTGGCAGGATGCGGAGATCGCAGGCGAGCTCCCATAATTTGACTGACGATGATGCGCCGTTGCTTCACGAAGACCGGCGCATATCCGCTCATTCGTTAAGCAACCAAGGACCGACATCGAAAAAGGGATTCCGGTTACGGTTCTCCGGGTTTAGCACCATATTCAATCGTTCGTCCAGAAAGGCGCCCGTCACGGCAGAATCCCAGCCGCCACGAGATGTGCTAGTTGGGCAAGCGCAAAGATCGAAATACCCCCCGAACATCGTATCGAACGCGAAATACACACCATGGTCCTTCCTACCCCGTACTCTTTACAACGaattttccttctttttcaaCATCTACTTCCTATTGGTCGCTCTCTCGCAGATTATTCCCGTCCTTCGAATCGGCTATATGTCGTCATACATCGCACCGTTGGCTTTTGTGGTTTCAATATCGCTAGGAAAGGAGGCTTTGGATGACATTGGCCGTCGCAGAAGGGATGCCGAAGCAAATTCCGAGGAGTTCACCGTTTTGTCGCTTGATGGGTCTACAAGGAGAACGAATGAACACGTGTTGGAGATTACGAAGAAGTCTCGGGATCTAAAGGTCGGCGATGTTCTGAAAGTCCGGAAGAATCAACGTCTGCCCGCGGATGTTGTCATCCTAAAAAGCATTTCCGCCGACACTACCATTACGCAGCAAGAACCCGTTACTGAATCTCCCGTCGACCTGATCGATTCGGACCAAGGGCCGTCAGCACCTACGGATCCAGCACCCAGCTCTACTGCCACGCCAAATGAGAAAAATTCGTCTGCTGCTGATACTTTTATCCGGACTGATCAGTTAGATGGTGAAACGGACTGGAAATTGCGTTTGCCTTCTGTGTTGTCTCAGAGCCTACTCCTCGGTGAGCTTACTAGGCTTAAGATTACCGCCAGCGCCCCAGACCAGAGAGTCAATGAATTTGTTGGTGCCATCGAATTAGAGCCACCCTCTGGCTTCTATGATGCACACGTTCACAAGTCCCAAAATGGGAGGGATGATGAAGGTGAAAACCCGCAGAACAATTCTGCGCCGTTGAACATTGACAACACCGCGTGGGCGAACACTGTTCTCGCATCAAACACCACTACCTATGCCGCCATCATCTACACAGGCTCGCAGACGCGAGCCGCCCTCTCAACCTCCCCGTCTCGGTCGAAGGTCGGATTGTTAGAATATGAAATCAACAGTCTAACCAAGATCCTCTGCATTCTGACTTTCGCGCTTTCAGTTATCCTGGTGGCATTGAAAGGGTTTCAGCCCACCAACGATAAGGAGTGGTATGTGGCGATTATGATTTATCTAATTCTCTTCTCGACCATCATTCCCATGAGTCTGCGTGTCAATTTGGATATGGCCAAATCCGTGTACGGTCGATTTATCGAACGAGACAACGATATCCCGGATACTGTTGTTAGGACAAGTACGATTCCCGAAGACCTTGGCAGGATAGAGTATCTCCTCTCGGACAAGACAGGGACTCTGACCCAAAATG AAATGGAATTGAAGAAGATCCATGTTGGAACGGTCTCATACGCGAATGATGCCATGGATGAAGTTGCCTCGTATATTCATCAAAGTTTTGCCGGAAATGAATTGGTCACTCCCTCCTCCGTCTTTGGCGCTCAAGCAGGAACTGGAACTGCTCCCCGTACTAGAAGAGAGATTGGCTCTCGTGTCAGAGACCTCGTTCTAGCACTTGCCCTATGTCACAATGTCACGCCGACTAcagatgaagaggatggtGTAAAGGTTACGAACTACCAAGCTTCATCGCCCGACGAGATCGCCATTGTTCGGTACACGGAAGAGGTAGGACTCAAGCTAGCCTATCGCGACCGACAGTCGATCGTACTTGAGTCTACCGATAATGGGCAAGTTGTGGTGCGTGTGCGCATTCTGGATATCTTCCCGTTTACGTCGGACAGCAAGCGCATGGGTATCATCGTCCAATTCGAGCATGACGGGATACTGGAATCTCCAACGGACAACAGTGAAATATGGTTCTACCAGAAGGGTGCTGATACTGTGATGACTTCGATCGTTGCGGCAAATGACTGGCTCGATGAGGAGACCGCTAACATGGCTCGAGAGGGTCTGCGGACACTGGTTGTCGGCAGAAGGCGGCTTCCCATGCAGCAATACCAAGAGTTTACGGCAAAGTACAAGCAAGCATCGCTTGCACTGCAGGGTCGTGATGCGGGAATGGCCAAGGTTGTCAATGAACATCTGGAACGGGATCTGGAACTTCTCGGAGTAACGGGTGTGGAAGACAGGTTACAGAAAGATGTCAAGCCGTCTCTCGAGCTTCTCCGCAATGCAGGTGTGAAGATTTGGATGTTGACCGGAGACAAGGTGGAGACAGCACGCTGTGTCGCCATTTCGGCGAAGTTGGTGGCAAGAGGACAATATATCCATACCGTCGCCAAAGTTACTGATCCATCGGCCGCCCAAGAAGCCCTGGATTTTATCCGCAACAAGACCGATTGCTGCTTGCTCATTGATGGCGAGTCTTTATCATTGATGCTGGGCCAGTTTAGGTCACAGTTCATCTCCCTTGCGGTTCTGCTCCCAGCTGTCGTTGCTTGTCGATGCTCGCCGTCCCAAAAGGCACAGATTGCGGATTTGATTCGTCAACACACCAAGAAACGGGTGTGCTGTATTGGCGATGGTGGTAACGATGTATCGATGATCCAAGCAGCCGATGTCGGTATTGGCATTGTTGGCAAAGAAGGTCGCCAGGCGTCACTTGCAGCGGATTTTAGCATCACCCAGTTCCATCACCTGACGAAACTTCTCGTCTGGCACGGACGCAACTCCTACAAGCGGTCAGCGAAGTTAGCACAGTTTATCATGCATCGTGGTCTTGTCATCAGTGCATGCCAAACAATGTACAGCATTGCCAGCAGCTTCGATCCGAAAGGTCTCTTCATCAATTGGCTCATGGTCGGCTATGCCACAATATACACCAACGCCCCGGTTTTCTCCCTGGTTTTTGACCGCGACGTGGACGAACATCTGGCCAACCTCTACCCCGAACTATACAAGGAGCTAAAATCTGGCCGCAGCTTAAGCTACCGCTCATTTTTCATCTGGGTTTTCATCTCAGTCTACCAAGGCGCCGTGATCGAAGGACTCTCGCAGATCCTGCTGGACACCATCACCGGCCCACGGCTCATCAGCGTGTCGTTCACAGCCCTTGTGCTCAACGAATTGCTCATGGTCGCCATTTCCATCACCACCTGGCATCCAATCATGATCATCTGTCTCCTCGG